A DNA window from Camelina sativa cultivar DH55 chromosome 17, Cs, whole genome shotgun sequence contains the following coding sequences:
- the LOC104755765 gene encoding sodium/hydrogen exchanger 8-like isoform X2, which produces MASIIGAALPYSSPEKTITSSLYSDESDSNPVDAVIFAGTSLVLGTACRQLFNGTRVPYTVVLLVIGIVLGSLEYGTKHNLGKIGNGIRIWNDINPDLLLAVFLPALLFESSFSMDVHQIKRCMGQMVLLAGPGVLISTFCLGALIKLTFPYNWDWKTSLLLGGLLGATDPVAVVALLKELGASKKMTTLIDGESLMNDGVSVVVFQLFFKMVMGQNSDWGSIIKFLVQNSLGAVGIGLAFGIASVIWLKFVFNDTVVQITVTLSVSYFAYYTAQEWAGVSGILTVMILGMFFAAFARTAVKGESHQSLHHFWEMAAYIANTLVFILSGVIIAEGVLSGRRISYKGISWGFLFLLYLYVQLSRCVVVGVLYPLLCRFGYGLDWKESIILTWSGLRGAVSLSLALSVKQSSGNLYLSSETGTRFLFFTGGIVFLTLVVNGSTTQLLLHFLRMDTLTASKKRILEYTKCEMMNTALKAFENLGDDEELGSADWPTVTRHVSSLKDLERGHVNPYNGCPGSLLGDA; this is translated from the exons ATGGCGAGTATAATCGGCGCGGCGTTGCCGTACAGTTCACCGGAGAAAACAATAACATCTTCTCTGTATTCAGACGAAAGCGATTCTAATCCTGTGGATGCCGTTATTTTCGCGGGAACTTCTCTGGTTCTCGGAACCGCGTGTAGACAACTGTTTAATGGCACTAGAGTTCCCTACACCGTCGTTCTCCTCGTCATCGGCATCGTTCTCGGATCCCTAG aataTGGAACTAAGCATAACCTTGGGAAGATTGGCAATGGAATTCGTATTT GGAATGATATAAACCCTGATTTACTTTTGGCTGTTTTCCTCCCTGCTCTTCTTTTTGAGAGCTCATTCTCCATGGATGTGCACCAGATCaag AGGTGTATGGGGCAAATGGTTCTGCTTGCTGGCCCTGGAGTTCTTATCTCTACCTTTTGTCTTGGAGCTCTTATAAAG CTTACTTTTCCGTATAACTGGGACTGGAAAACATCATTGTTGCTTGGAGGACTTTTAGGAGCTACCGACCCCGTGGCTGTTGTTGCTTTACTTAAGGAGCTTGGTGCTAGTAAGAAAATGACCACTTTAATTGATGGGGAGTCTCTGATGAATGATGG GGTGTCAGTTGTGGTCTTTCAGTTATTCTTCAAGATGGTGATGGGGCAGAACTCTGACTGGGGTTCCATAATCAAATTTCTTGTCCAGAACTCACTCGGAGC TGTAGGCATTGGTTTAGCTTTTGGCATTGCTTCAGTTATTTGGCTTAAATTCGTATTCAATGATACGGTGGTTCAGATCACTGTAACACTTTCAGTGAGCTATTTCGCGTATTACACT GCACAAGAGTGGGCTGGGGTCTCTGGAATTTTGACTGTGATGATTTTGGGGAT GTTTTTCGCTGCATTTGCAAGGACAGCAGTTAAGGGTGAGAGTCACCAGAGTTTGCATCACTTCTG GGAAATGGCCGCTTATATTGCAAATACATTAGTTTTTATACTCAG TGGAGTTATTATCGCTGAAGGCGTTCTTAGCGGTCGGAGAATATCTTACAAAG GAATCTCGTGGGGCTTTCTTTTCCTCTTATATTTGTATGTCCAACTTTCCCGCTGTGTTGTGGTTGGAGTTCTGTACCCATTGCTATGCCGTTTTGGCTATGGATTGGACTGGAAGGAATCCATCATACTCACGTGGTCTGGATTAAGGGGTGCTGTGTCACTATCACTCGCTCTATCTGTAAAA CAATCAAGTGGAAATTTATATCTCAGTTCGGAGACGGGAACAAGG TTTCTGTTCTTCACAGGTGGGATTGTTTTCCTAACTTTGGTTGTGAATGGATCCACTACCCAATTACTCTTGCACTTTCTTCGCATGGACACTTTAACGGCCAGTAAG AAACGAATATTGGAGTATACAAAGTGTGAAATGATGAACACCGCCTTGAAAGCTTTTGAAAATCTAGGAGATGACGAGGAGCTTGGATCTGCTGACTGGCCTACAGTTACAAGACATGTTTCAAGCTTGAAAGATTTGGAAAGGGGACACGTTAATCCTTACAATGG GTGTCCAGGCAGCTTACTGGGAGATGCTTGA
- the LOC104759228 gene encoding transmembrane 9 superfamily member 2-like, which yields MRTPTTLLLLVGAILFSGTGYVRSDASNHRYKDGDTVPLYANKVGPFHNPSETYRYFDLPFCIPEGVKEKKEALGEVLNGDRLVSAPYKLNFRDEKDSEVYCNKKLTKEEVKQFRKAVEKDYYFQMYYDDLPXFLKFRKTSF from the exons ATGAGGACACCGACGACACTGCTCCTTCTTGTCGGAGCCATTCTCTTCTCCGGCACCGGTTATGTCAGATCCGACGCCTCCAACCACCGTTACAAGGATGGAGACACCGTTCCTCTCTACGCCAACAAGGTCGGCCCGTTTCACAACCCAAG TGAGACCTATCGCTATTTTGATCTTCCCTTCTGTATCCCAG AGGgtgtgaaagagaagaaggaagctctTGGAGAGGTTCTAAATGGGGATCGTCTTGTTAGTGCTCCATACAAGCTTAACTTCAGAGATGAAAAAGATTCTGAGGTATACTGCAACAAGAAGCTAACTAAAGAAGAGGTCAAACAGTTCCGCAAGGCTGTTGAGAAAGACTACTACTTTCAGATGTACTATGATGATTTGCCTANGTTcctaaaatttaggaaaaccaGTTTTTAG
- the LOC104755766 gene encoding transmembrane 9 superfamily member 2 encodes MRTPTTLLLLVGAILFSGTGYVRSDASNHRYKDGDTVPLYANKVGPFHNPSETYRYFDLPFCIPEGVKEKKEALGEVLNGDRLVSAPYKLNFRDEKDSEVYCNKKLTKEEVKQFRKAVEKDYYFQMYYDDLPIWGFIGKVDKDIKSDPSEFKYFLYKHIQFEILYNKDRVIEISARMDPHSLVDLTEDKEVDAEFMYTVKWKETETPFEKRMEKYSMSSSLPHHLEIHWFSIINSCVTVLLLTGFLATILMRVLKNDFMKYAQDEEAADDQEETGWKYIHGDVFRFPTHNSLFAASLGSGTQLFTLTIFIFMLALVGVFYPYNRGALFTALVVIYALTSGIAGYTSASFYCQLEGKSWVRNLLLTGCLFCGPLFLTFCFLNTVAITYTATAALPFGTIVVIVLIWTLVTSPLLVLGGIAGKNSKAEFQAPCRTTKYPREIPPLPWYRSAIPQMAMAGFLPFSAIYIELYYIFASVWGHRIYTIYSILFIVFIILIIVTAFITVALTYFQLAAEDHQWWWRSFLCGGSTGLFIYAYCLYYYYARSDMSGFMQTSFFFGYMACICYGFFLMLGTVGFRAALLFVRHIYRSIKCE; translated from the exons ATGAGGACACCGACGACACTGCTCCTTCTTGTCGGAGCCATTCTCTTCTCCGGCACCGGTTATGTCAGATCCGACGCCTCCAACCACCGTTACAAGGATGGAGACACCGTTCCTCTCTACGCCAACAAGGTCGGCCCGTTTCACAACCCAAG TGAGACCTATCGCTATTTTGATCTTCCCTTCTGTATCCCAG AGGgtgtgaaagagaagaaggaagctctTGGAGAGGTTCTAAATGGGGATCGTCTTGTTAGTGCTCCATACAAGCTTAACTTCAGAGATGAAAAAGATTCTGAGGTATACTGCAACAAGAAGCTAACTAAAGAAGAGGTCAAACAGTTCCGCAAGGCTGTTGAGAAAGACTACTACTTTCAGATGTACTATGATGATTTGCCTATCTGGGGTTTCATTGGAAAGGTTGACAAAGATATCAAGTCTGATCCGAGTGAATTCAAATATTTCCTGTACAAGCACATCCAGTTTGAGATTCTGTACAACAAGGACCGTGTGATTGAAATCAGTGCTAGAATGGATCCTCATTCGCTTGTGGATCTCACTGAGGACAAGGAAGTCGATGCTGAGTTTATGTACACTGTCAAGTGGAAGGAAACTGAGACTCCTTTTGAGAAAAGAATGGAGAAATACTctatgtcttcttctcttccacatCACTTGGAAATTCACTGGTTCTCCATTATTAACTCATGTGTCACTGTTCTTCTTTTGACTGGTTTCCTTGCAACTATCTTGATGCGAGTCCTCAAGAATGATTTCATGAA GTATGCTCAAGACGAGGAAGCTGCTGATGATCAAGAGGAAACTGGATGGAAGTACATTCATGGGGATGTCTTTCGCTTCCCTACTCACAATTCTTTGTTCGCCGCATCACTCGGTAGTGGAACTCAATTGTTTACGCT CACCATATTCATCTTCATGCTTGCTCTTGTTGGAGTGTTCTACCCATACAACCGAGGAGCACTTTTTACCGCTTTGGTGGTCATCTACGCTCTCACATCTGGAATCGCCGGATACACATCTGCTTCTTTCTACTGCCAACTTGAAGGAAAAAGCTGG GTGAGGAACTTGTTACTCACTGGATGTCTCTTCTGTGGCCCATTATTCCTAACCTTTTGCTTCCTTAACACCGTGGCCATCACTTACACTGCAACCGCTGCATTACCCTTTGGAACCATTGTGGTCATCGTCCTGATATGGACTTTAGTCACATCGCCTTTACTCGTCTTGGGTGGGATCGCTGGTAAAAACAGCAAAGCGGAGTTCCAAGCACCGTGCCGTACAACCAAATATCCCCGAGAGATTCCACCACTCCCTTGGTACAGAAGCGCTATCCCACAGATGGCAATGGCTGGGTTTCTTCCTTTCAGTGCCATCTACATTGAGCTTTACTACATTTTCGCTAGTGTCTGGGGTCACCGGATCTACACCATCTACAGTAttctcttcattgtcttcatcatcctcatcattgTCACTGCTTTTATAACCGTTGCTTTGACTTACTTCCAACTCGCTGCTGAAGATCACCAATGGTGGTGGAG ATCGTTCCTATGCGGTGGATCAACCGGTTTGTTTATATACGCATACTGCTTATACTATTACTACGCACGATCAGACATGTCAGGTTTCATGCAAACCTCGTTTTTCTTCGGATACATGGCTTGCATCTGCTACGGATTCTTCTTAATGCTGGGAACAGTGGGATTCCGTGCAGCACTCCTCTTTGTTCGTCACATTTACCGGTCGATCAAATGCGAGTAA
- the LOC104755767 gene encoding uncharacterized protein LOC104755767 produces MDLSGEIDDYIKETIDYSLGLPISTDALKKKLYTAEESKLRFHEQYLTLVGRLKEKDRVIDLVRSEASMNAQALKRVIEEKQRLAGECEDLAVQCKKLKRECFLYDQDRESLMDFGNETDQRAREAESRVLELKEQVLKMSDEIKNRVESEEDDSLAYSVLYSLVSREDESVSSGRSFLEANVEDKCCQALLRKWDELKPSTQKVVSLVSMVKRIEKEKECLILNLAKAEQEVELVMEQNRDLDKENRMLLRQCSVERSNGSDKFSKRKSPKLMMTSPIDKRIELSSQDFRDA; encoded by the coding sequence ATGGATCTCTCAGGAGAAATCGATGACTACATCAAAGAGACAATCGACTACTCTTTAGGGCTTCCGATCTCCACAGACGCTCTCAAGAAGAAGCTTTACACGGCTGAAGAATCTAAACTTCGTTTCCATGAGCAGTATCTTACACTGGTCGGGAgattgaaagagaaagatagagtAATCGATCTCGTTAGATCAGAAGCGAGTATGAACGCGCAAGCGTTGAAGAGAGTCATCGAGGAGAAACAGAGATTGGCTGGTGAGTGCGAGGATTTAGCGGTTCAGTGTAAGAAGCTGAAAAGAGAATGCTTTCTTTACGATCAAGATCGTGAGTCGCTGATGGATTTCGGGAACGAGACGGACCAGAGAGCTAGAGAAGCAGAGTCTAGGGTTCTTGAACTGAAGGagcaagttttaaaaatgtctGACGAAATCAAGAACAGGGTCGAATCCGAAGAAGACGACAGTTTGGCTTATTCGGTTTTGTATTCGTTGGTTAGCAGAGAAGACGAGAGTGTATCGTCGGGGCGTAGCTTCTTGGAGGCGAACGTTGAAGACAAGTGTTGTCAAGCTTTGTTGAGGAAATGGGATGAGTTGAAGCCTTCGACGCAAAAGGTTGTGTCTTTGGTTTCAATGGTGAAGAGAattgaaaaggagaaagaatgTCTCATCTTGAATCTTGCTAAAGCAGAGCAAGAAGTTGAACTTGTGATGGAGCAAAACAGGGACTTGGATAAAGAAAACCGTATGCTGTTGAGGCAATGTTCTGTAGAGAGAAGCAATGGATCTGACAAGTTCAGCAAAAGGAAGAGTCCTAAGTTGATGATGACCAGCCCTATCGACAAGAGGATTGAGTTGAGCAGCCAAGATTTTCGTGATGCTTAA
- the LOC104755768 gene encoding protein BASIC PENTACYSTEINE2-like isoform X1 produces the protein MFIHLDFSFWIFEMDDDGFRNWGYYEPAAATFKGNLGLQLMSTIDRNTKPFLPGRDPNLMIGPNGSYHHQEPPPIHMSYNWINQQKDKFFNMLPVTTSPNYGNVLPETSSAPSMQMNLHHHHHHQTEENPVVKLEDEVVNQTNKKRKTNSKAGSGTTTKAKKPRKPKDENSNNNNNNNNNNTNNNVSRVKPAKKSVDMVINGVSMDISGLPVPVCTCTGAPQQCYRWGCGGWQSACCTTNISMHPLPMSTKRRGARISGRKMSQGAFKKVLEKLASDGFNFGNPIDLKSHWARHGTNKFVTIR, from the exons ATGTTTATCCACCTTGATTTTAGTTTCTGG atctttgaaaTGGATGATGATGGGTTTCGTAATTGGGGTTACTATGAACCAGCGGCTGCTACCTTTAAAGGTAATCTCGGTTTGCAGCTAATGTCAACCATTGATCGGAACACTAAACCGTTTTTACCCGGGCGTGATCCGAATCTAATGATCGGACCTAACGGGTCGTATCACCACCAAGAGCCTCCTCCAATCCACATGAGCTACAATTGGATTAACCAACAGAAGGACAAGTTCTTCAACATGTTGCCTGTAACTACCTCTCCTAATTACGGTAATGTCCTTCCCGAGACTTCCTCTGCTCCGTCGATGCAGATGaatctgcatcatcatcatcatcatcaaaccgaGGAGAATCCGGTTGTTAAGTTGGAAGATGAGGTTGTTAATCAGAcgaataagaagagaaagactAATTCAAAAGCTGGCTCGGGGACGACAACAAAGGCTAAGAAGCCAAGGAAACCAAAGGACGagaacagcaacaacaacaacaacaacaacaacaacaatactaataataatgtttCACGGGTGAAACCTGCTAAGAAGAGTGTCGACATGGTGATAAACGGAGTGAGTATGGACATTTCTGGTCTTCCTGTCCCGGTCTGCACTTGCACTGGAGCTCCTCAGCAATGCTACCGTTGGGGATGTGGCGGTTGGCAATCAGCGTGCTGCACCACGAACATCTCGATGCATCCGTTACCTATGAGTACTAAACGCCGTGGAGCGAGGATCTCGGGAAGGAAGATGAGTCAAGGTGCGTTTAAAAAGGTTCTTGAGAAACTCGCTTCTGATGGGTTTAACTTTGGTAATCCGATTGATCTTAAGAGCCATTGGGCAAGACATGGAACTAACAAGTTCGTCACAATCAGATGA
- the LOC104755768 gene encoding protein BASIC PENTACYSTEINE2-like isoform X2: MDDDGFRNWGYYEPAAATFKGNLGLQLMSTIDRNTKPFLPGRDPNLMIGPNGSYHHQEPPPIHMSYNWINQQKDKFFNMLPVTTSPNYGNVLPETSSAPSMQMNLHHHHHHQTEENPVVKLEDEVVNQTNKKRKTNSKAGSGTTTKAKKPRKPKDENSNNNNNNNNNNTNNNVSRVKPAKKSVDMVINGVSMDISGLPVPVCTCTGAPQQCYRWGCGGWQSACCTTNISMHPLPMSTKRRGARISGRKMSQGAFKKVLEKLASDGFNFGNPIDLKSHWARHGTNKFVTIR; encoded by the coding sequence aTGGATGATGATGGGTTTCGTAATTGGGGTTACTATGAACCAGCGGCTGCTACCTTTAAAGGTAATCTCGGTTTGCAGCTAATGTCAACCATTGATCGGAACACTAAACCGTTTTTACCCGGGCGTGATCCGAATCTAATGATCGGACCTAACGGGTCGTATCACCACCAAGAGCCTCCTCCAATCCACATGAGCTACAATTGGATTAACCAACAGAAGGACAAGTTCTTCAACATGTTGCCTGTAACTACCTCTCCTAATTACGGTAATGTCCTTCCCGAGACTTCCTCTGCTCCGTCGATGCAGATGaatctgcatcatcatcatcatcatcaaaccgaGGAGAATCCGGTTGTTAAGTTGGAAGATGAGGTTGTTAATCAGAcgaataagaagagaaagactAATTCAAAAGCTGGCTCGGGGACGACAACAAAGGCTAAGAAGCCAAGGAAACCAAAGGACGagaacagcaacaacaacaacaacaacaacaacaacaatactaataataatgtttCACGGGTGAAACCTGCTAAGAAGAGTGTCGACATGGTGATAAACGGAGTGAGTATGGACATTTCTGGTCTTCCTGTCCCGGTCTGCACTTGCACTGGAGCTCCTCAGCAATGCTACCGTTGGGGATGTGGCGGTTGGCAATCAGCGTGCTGCACCACGAACATCTCGATGCATCCGTTACCTATGAGTACTAAACGCCGTGGAGCGAGGATCTCGGGAAGGAAGATGAGTCAAGGTGCGTTTAAAAAGGTTCTTGAGAAACTCGCTTCTGATGGGTTTAACTTTGGTAATCCGATTGATCTTAAGAGCCATTGGGCAAGACATGGAACTAACAAGTTCGTCACAATCAGATGA
- the LOC104755769 gene encoding putative clathrin assembly protein At1g14686: MKLWNRGAVVIKDGPSLFAADDILTAAVVKATSHDELSIDTESAQFIYRHVLASPSSLKPLISIISSRVSRTRSWAVALKGLMLMHGFFLCKTTVAESIGRLPFDLSSFGQGSSRIMSKTGGFSLFVRAYFAFLDRRSILFHDGSRHRYDEESSVMIRLVIIRKMQVIVDSLIRIKPIGENMNIPLIDEAMENVVSEILEIYGWICRRIAEVLPNVHSKIRKTEADLALKIVTKSMVQSKELVKYFEFCRDLGVSNAQKVPDFVTIPEADVLHLDELVRSQVKEEATETDSCEEDAEIVEEEEEGETKLTLYDLITLDQNDEEAPVSPPPPPPPRVVDIPDLISF, translated from the coding sequence ATGAAGCTGTGGAATCGCGGCGCCGTTGTTATCAAAGACGGACCAAGCCTTTTCGCGGCGGACGATATTCTCACAGCAGCAGTCGTGAAAGCTACGAGCCACGACGAGCTCTCAATTGACACGGAGAGCGCTCAATTCATCTACCGTCATGTCCTCGCTAGCCCGTCGAGCCTCAAGCCTCTAATAAGCATAATCTCGTCTCGCGTGTCACGCACGCGAAGCTGGGCGGTTGCGTTAAAAGGCTTAATGCTAATGCACGGCTTCTTCCTCTGTAAGACCACCGTCGCAGAATCGATCGGACGGTTACCATTCGATCTTTCGAGTTTCGGACAAGGTAGTTCGCGGATTATGAGCAAAACCGGTGGGTTTAGTCTCTTCGTACGCGCTTATTTCGCGTTTCTTGATCGAAGATCGATTCTGTTCCACGATGGGAGTCGTCATCGGTACGATGAGGAATCTTCGGTTATGATTCGACTTGTGATCATACGTAAGATGCAAGTAATCGTGGATTCGTTGATTAGGATTAAACCTATTGGTGAGAACATGAACATACCTTTGATCGATGAAGCAATGGAGAATGTGGTTAGTGAGATTCTCGAGATTTATGGTTGGATTTGTCGTCGGATCGCTGAAGTTTTACCTAACGTGCATTCCAAGATTAGGAAAACAGAGGCGGATTTGGCGTTGAAGATCGTTACTAAATCAATGGTTCAAAGTAAAGAGCTTGTCAagtattttgagttttgtagaGATTTGGGAGTCTCTAATGCTCAAAAGGTTCCTGATTTCGTAACGATTCCTGAAGCGGACGTGTTACATCTCGATGAACTTGTACGGTCACAGGTGAAAGAAGAAGCGACGGAGACAGATTCGTGTGAGGAAGATGCAGAGatcgttgaagaagaagaagaaggagagacgaAATTGACTCTTTATGATTTGATAACACTTGATCAGAATGATGAGGAAGCACctgtttctcctcctcctcctcctcctcccagAGTTGTTGATATTCCTGACTTAATTAgcttttaa
- the LOC104755770 gene encoding zinc-finger homeodomain protein 14-like: MQSSCVYRECMRNHAAKLGSYAIDGCREYSQSVTGDLCAACGCHRSYHRRVEVISSAQISHTRFPFMSLRRVKQLARLKWKTAEQRKQDVDEEEEDTEETSTEEKITVQRRSKSKFTAEQREAMKDFAAKIGWTLKDKRAIREEIRDFCQGIGVTRYHFKTWVNNNKKLYH, from the coding sequence ATGCAGAGTTCTTGTGTCTACCGAGAATGCATGCGCAACCACGCCGCAAAGCTCGGCTCTTACGCCATCGATGGCTGCCGTGAGTACTCCCAATCAGTCACCGGCGATCTATGCGCCGCCTGTGGTTGCCACCGCAGCTACCACCGTCGAGTCGAAGTCATATCTTCTGCTCAAATCAGCCACACGCGCTTCCCTTTCATGAGCTTGAGGCGCGTGAAGCAGCTCGCGAGGCTGAAATGGAAAACGGCTGAGCAGAGAAAACAGGATgttgatgaggaggaggaggacacGGAGGAGACTTCGACGGAAGAGAAGATTACGGTGCAGCGGCGGAGTAAGTCGAAGTTCACGGCGGAGCAAAGGGAAGCGATGAAAGATTTTGCGGCGAAGATAGGATGGACGTTGAAGGATAAGAGAGCGAttagagaagagataagagactTCTGCCAAGGGATTGGTGTTACTCGTTATCATTTTAAAACTTGggttaacaataataaaaagttatatcACTAA
- the LOC104759229 gene encoding pentatricopeptide repeat-containing protein At3g60960, mitochondrial-like — protein sequence MPEESTKLTVSSSAGLRTLSLFEGFLAHGNIDKASKIFKDLKQGHETYPYYGAEYIEMSQVAYMNMEHFFKQGKDEEAMQWYRSTISKYCLKQGKDDEQGTVDNRIPKNWENRADTVNSVLKVLLKYGKKTEAWSLFDKLCEINKAVEIARTKEAWDGNADCYTTLVTRFVRQGMMSEADVMFNEMFSSVHFPMYRYLGIHRVMVDGFVKAGRFDDAHRFVNKIADISLNHVSRRVDFSLSTGHGFFI from the exons ATGCCGGAAGAATCGACGAAGCTTACAGTCTCTTCTTCGGCGGGACTACGTACCCTGTCTTTATTCGAGGGTTTTTTGGCTCATGGGAACATCGACAAGGCAAGTAAAATCTTCAAAGATCTGAAGCAGGGCCATGAGACTTATCCGTATTATGGGGCTGAGTATATTGAGATGTCGCAAGTGGCATACATGAACATGGAGCATTTTTTTAAGCAAGGGAAAGACGAGGAAGCCATGCAATGGTACCGTTCTACAATATCCAAATACTGTTTGAAGCAAGGCAAGGATGATGAGCAAGGCACGGTAGATAATAGGATACCCAAAAATTGGGAAAACCGTGCGGACACTGTTAACTCAGTCTTGAAAGTTTTGCTCAAGTACGGTAAGAAGACGGAAGCTTGGTCGCTCTTCGACAAGCTGTGTG AGATTAACAAAGCCGTGGAGATTGCCCGGACAAAGGAAGCTTGGGATGGGAATGCTGACTGTTACACGACCCTAGTCACGAGATTTGTGAGACAGGGGATGATGTCTGAGGCAGATGTGATGTTCAACGAAATGTTCTCCTCCGTTCACTTTCCTATGTATCGTTATTTAGGGATCCATCGAGTGATGGTAGATGGGTTTGTTAAAGCAGGAAGATTTGATGATGCTCACCGATTTGTTAACAAGATTGCCGATATTTCTCTGAATCACGTTTCAAGACGCGTTGACTTCTCATTATCTACTGGGCATGGTTTCTTTATCTAa
- the LOC104759230 gene encoding putative F-box protein At5g42430: MNREENSDSIPNDVILEILSKLPIKSIGRFHCVSKLWGSMLHKPYFTKLFLTRSSGRPRLLIGIRQHREWSFFSAPQPQDHYGKTLSLVVAADSHIKCSLDNSLAMCRYASGLLYFPCLQLSCKDEDGAGVICNPITGQFEILHRLRLGTGHRRSLVQRGPITSRDHSGGLIGFDPIGGAIQGIVHEQYS, encoded by the coding sequence ATGAATAGAGAAGAAAACTCAGATTCCATCCCTAATGATGTCATTCTTGAGATACTCTCCAAATTGCCTATAAAGTCAATCGGGAGGTTTCACTGCGTGTCGAAGCTATGGGGATCCATGCTTCACAAGCCATATTTCACCAAATTATTCTTGACCAGGTCCTCGGGTCGTCCACGTCTCTTAATTGGGATCCGGCAACACCGTGAGTGGAGCTTCTTCTCGGCGCCTCAGCCTCAGGATCATTATGGGAAGACTTTGTCTCTTGTAGTAGCTGCCGATTCTCATATCAAGTGCTCCTTAGACAATAGCCTCGCTATGTGTAGATATGCCTCTGGTTTGCTCTATTTCCCATGTTTGCAGCTCTCATGTAAGGATGAGGATGGAGCGGGTGTCATATGTAACCCTATAACGGGACAGTTTGAGATCTTACATCGTTTGAGATTAGGAACTGGCCATCGTCGTTCCTTGGTCCAAAGAGGTCCCATCACGTCCAGAGACCATAGTGGTGGCCTTATAGGGTTTGATCCAATTGGGGGGGCAATTCAAGGTATTGTCCATGAACAATACAGTTAA
- the LOC104759231 gene encoding F-box protein At1g67130-like has protein sequence MAHYILTLGTEKERWRKIYCPYNEDDQNGGVCINGILYFTVYDCDTRSHLIGCFDVRFEKFKFLDICCQYGLCTLINYKGKLGVIKWKCAGDGGFPLELCMWVLEDLEKQEWSKFAYTLKDDNKVIDQVDYDLSVVGVTASGDIVLVKETAFKPFYVFYFNPERNHLLSVEIQGLGEDHDWSKYHAVCAFVDHVEVNIMRETSLNPATH, from the coding sequence ATGGCTCATTATATCCTGACATTAGGAACTGAAAAAGAGAGATGGAGGAAGATCTATTGTCCCTATAACGAGGATGATCAGAATGGAGGGGTATGCATCAATGGCATTTTGTATTTCACAGTGTACGACTGTGATACTCGATCACATCTTATAGGTTGTTTTGATGTTAGGTTTGAGAAGTTTAAGTTTCTAGATATATGCTGCCAATATGGTTTGTGTACATTGATAAACTATAAGGGTAAATTAGGTGTGATTAAGTGGAAGTGTGCTGGGGATGGTGGATTTCCCCTAGAATTATGtatgtgggttctagaggatCTCGAGAAACAGGAATGGTCGAAATTTGCCTACACTTTGAAGGATGACAATAAAGTTATTGATCAGGTTGACTACGATCTTTCTGTTGTTGGGGTGACTGCTTCAGGTGACATTGTTTTGGTCAAGGAAACTGCATTCAaacctttttatgttttctactttaATCCCGAAAGGAACCATCTACTAagtgttgaaatccaaggtCTTGGAGAAGACCATGATTGGAGTAAGTATCATGCAGTTTGCGCTTTTGTAGACCATGTGGAAGTTAATATTATGAGGGAAACATCTCTAAACCCAGCAACCCACTAG